Within the Candidatus Hydrogenedentota bacterium genome, the region GTCCTCCATCGAGCGCATTACCCGAGCCGAAGCGATGTCCGCACAGTCGGAGACCTGCAGGCGTGTAAAGGGCTCGCCCGCCACCGAGAGCCACGCGCCCTCGCCCCGCTTCGCGATGATCGTCGCGCCCAGGCCCATGTCCGGCTGGCAATTGTCGCCAAGATTCGGGCAGCTCAACGCGCCCACCTGGATGACGCCATCCTCAATCAGCGCCAGCGCCACGGCATACTGGCCACCCCGAAGATAGCCCTTGGTCCCGTCGATGGGATCCAGGGTCCAGAAGCGCCCCGCTGGTTCCCCCGTGCCCTCGTCGATCCAGTTGCACACGTCTTCCTCTGTGGCGCCTGGCACGACCTTGCCCACGAACTCCGCCACCAGCTTGCGCACTTCCGCGCCATCCTCCGCCCGCAGCGCCGCGGCGTTTTCTTCGCCCACCAGCGGCAGCTTGATCCCGGCCTCGCGCAGGGTGTGGGCCGCCAGCGCCTGGGCGGCGAAATCCGCCACGGTGACCGGCGAGAAGTCGCTCTTGGTCAGGTTCTGCATGGCCATGCTCGCCAGCACGCGCTGGGCCATGCTCGCGCCCTGGCGCACGATCTTCAGGGCGGTCGCCACTTCCGGATGGGCGGTATCTAACATAGATATAGGGTCCTTTCTGATGGTTCCACGTTCCCCGAAGCGCCATTGTACAACAGCGCGTCGCGCCGTGTCGCCAACGGCGCGCGGGAGCCCCGTCGGTTTGCAACCGCAATCGGGCTCTGCTTTAATGGCGCAACCCGAAAACCGAAGCAGTGAAACAACCCCGTCGGCCCGCGTGCCGGGCCACCGTCAAGGAATCGCCATGCGAACGCACTCAATCCTTATCGCACTTCTGGGGCTCATCAGTTTGCTGCCGGCCCCCGCCCAGGACTACACCCTCGCGGGCGACTCGCTGCCGAAAGAAGGCGTTCCGAAGGGAACCGTCACAAAGCACCAGTTCACCGCGAGCCAGGTCTATCCCGGCACCGTGCGCGACTACTGGGTCTACGTGC harbors:
- a CDS encoding 3'(2'),5'-bisphosphate nucleotidase; amino-acid sequence: MLDTAHPEVATALKIVRQGASMAQRVLASMAMQNLTKSDFSPVTVADFAAQALAAHTLREAGIKLPLVGEENAAALRAEDGAEVRKLVAEFVGKVVPGATEEDVCNWIDEGTGEPAGRFWTLDPIDGTKGYLRGGQYAVALALIEDGVIQVGALSCPNLGDNCQPDMGLGATIIAKRGEGAWLSVAGEPFTRLQVSDCADIASARVMRSMEDGHTNAGQIDAIDKILGIQAEPVRMDSQAKYAVLAAGGGELLFRLLNPGKEDYKECIWDQAAGVIILEEAGGKITDLKGAPLDFTQGRKLTANTGVFASNGKMHEAGLKAVAEVCGF